A region from the Geotoga petraea genome encodes:
- a CDS encoding GGDEF domain-containing protein: MNNNQKENNFNNKKSNIIILVIIAITLIAIYFSYYNLNRKSTEKNQQSYLNHQKLQTTTIITSINNSLHDIKHHLESFASLYGTIFEEDDYDIYSSVFASIMESHQNIHSLKYYTKDMELLYEYTLPQTDQQKMDNLNNEWINSYLPIMSNNQRKSYIPMIHSDSENQCMGIIIPFYKNDELQSFIITTLDLNKIVNEYIKLANIPPVTEVFFVDRYGSTIYSNNNDDYGKTIFELNRRMSPLLEIYNQFITTKSGSDDYTINNNGDRIEYILSWDSFTIESRKFILTISTPKSYINQNLEVVSEWMILLNIVITVLMILFIYLTFKLRNKNLIQLKNHYEQIANQKSKEYYDSQKTLTEQNIDLQEAYEKLENTNKQLLEKKWALEQSYSNNQILADRLENIINLITSIDMTSAKSLEDFLIELFDTVLKVIPEADYGSVFLYKKDYIKYLKTKGHDMEFLNSLKVPSEAFSQFDRSRSTIVEHIENVPLPGMSEEKLKIFEEKTLTMKQSITFNLTINDKKIAGISLDIAEKSEKSFDETTIQIMEAFRELSNIFLKIQSYQLELNRKATYDSLTGTYNRRIILQILGQNIKLAKRQNQPVSVCFIDVDKLKYINDHLGHRIGDSLLINVTRIIKENIREMDSLARIGGDEFLIVFPNCTKEKAEEIWQRILEDFKKFNENNKFYSIEVSHGISQFDKVHVKNVDELITEADEKMYKEKNRKREEGNDKP, encoded by the coding sequence GTGAACAATAACCAGAAAGAGAATAATTTTAATAACAAAAAATCAAATATTATAATTCTCGTAATAATTGCTATAACACTCATAGCAATTTATTTTAGTTATTATAATTTAAATAGAAAATCAACAGAAAAAAATCAACAATCATATTTAAACCACCAAAAACTCCAAACAACGACAATAATAACCAGCATAAACAATTCACTTCACGACATAAAACATCACTTGGAATCTTTTGCTTCCTTATACGGAACTATATTTGAAGAAGATGATTACGATATATACAGCTCCGTTTTCGCTTCCATAATGGAAAGCCATCAAAACATCCATTCCTTAAAATACTACACAAAAGACATGGAATTACTCTATGAATACACCCTTCCACAGACAGACCAACAAAAAATGGATAACTTAAACAACGAATGGATAAACAGCTACTTACCAATTATGAGTAATAATCAAAGAAAATCCTATATACCCATGATACACAGCGATTCAGAAAATCAATGTATGGGAATAATAATACCTTTTTACAAAAATGACGAGCTACAATCTTTTATTATAACAACCCTTGATCTGAATAAAATAGTGAATGAATACATAAAGTTGGCAAATATACCGCCAGTTACAGAAGTTTTTTTTGTTGACAGATATGGATCTACAATATATTCAAACAACAACGATGATTATGGAAAAACGATTTTCGAACTAAACAGAAGGATGAGCCCTTTGCTCGAAATTTACAACCAGTTTATCACTACAAAATCTGGTTCCGATGATTATACCATAAATAACAACGGAGATAGAATCGAATACATACTTTCTTGGGACTCTTTTACTATAGAATCAAGAAAGTTTATCCTAACAATTAGTACACCAAAAAGCTATATAAACCAGAATTTAGAAGTTGTCTCAGAATGGATGATTTTATTGAACATAGTCATAACAGTTCTCATGATTTTGTTCATATACCTAACCTTTAAATTAAGAAACAAAAATCTCATACAACTTAAAAACCATTATGAACAAATAGCAAATCAAAAATCAAAAGAATACTACGACTCTCAAAAAACTCTTACAGAACAAAATATAGATCTTCAAGAAGCGTATGAAAAATTAGAAAATACAAACAAACAACTTTTAGAGAAAAAATGGGCTTTGGAACAATCTTATTCAAACAACCAGATTTTAGCGGATAGACTGGAAAACATAATAAATCTAATAACCAGTATAGACATGACATCGGCAAAATCTTTGGAAGATTTCTTAATCGAACTTTTTGATACAGTATTAAAAGTCATCCCAGAGGCAGATTATGGGAGTGTTTTCTTATACAAAAAAGATTACATAAAATACCTAAAAACAAAGGGACACGACATGGAGTTTTTAAACTCTTTAAAAGTTCCATCAGAAGCATTTTCTCAGTTTGACAGAAGCCGCTCAACAATAGTGGAACACATTGAAAATGTACCACTACCAGGAATGTCAGAAGAAAAATTAAAAATTTTTGAAGAAAAAACTCTAACTATGAAACAGTCAATAACGTTTAATTTAACGATAAACGACAAAAAAATAGCCGGGATATCCCTGGATATAGCCGAAAAAAGTGAAAAATCTTTTGACGAAACAACTATACAAATAATGGAAGCTTTCAGAGAATTATCCAATATTTTTTTAAAAATACAGAGTTATCAGCTTGAACTGAACAGAAAGGCAACATACGACAGTCTAACCGGCACATATAACAGAAGAATAATTCTGCAAATATTGGGACAAAACATAAAATTAGCGAAAAGACAAAATCAACCAGTTTCTGTTTGTTTTATAGATGTTGACAAACTCAAATATATAAACGACCATCTGGGTCACAGAATAGGGGACAGCTTGCTTATAAATGTGACAAGAATAATAAAAGAAAATATAAGAGAAATGGACTCCCTTGCAAGAATAGGGGGAGACGAATTTTTAATAGTTTTCCCAAATTGCACAAAAGAAAAAGCAGAAGAAATATGGCAGAGGATATTGGAAG
- a CDS encoding methyl-accepting chemotaxis protein, which translates to MKIRTKIIYLILFVSVLPLLVISVFSFVSFYNTSENSIETSILNQQSNQIQAVNSYIEPVKELTNYISINLANNGLTWTFQNFGNIVDSYSAVDNVYLALNDGTFITKPDRDLENYNALETVWYKNAFGKEDVVLTLPYKKGFGENKLTITFASAFTSSGMNGVLGIDMNYNSLVSLISNTVYDGQFNYIIDSDGNLIASSGDLPFDYNSIPKESKGKNIVTVEDRNFYFKDFENRDWTLYSTIPTSLISSTSFANSINIAILALVVFVVAIILSYFFIRSVIRPIKELSVKVNSFGNGDLTVDFKTNKNDEISIIAKELDSMAKKLRVSLIEFRNIGVKIETSSKSLSEISNKNTLENKNILDQTERIEQDTESSASAVEQVTGGVQEVASSATSISKEAQNLNEYAEDTYKNTSDGLEAIGKIKNVIEEAVKQSNKTQKSVEVLNANTEDIESIIETIDNITEQTSLLALNAAIEAARAGEAGRGFAVVADEIRKLADDSKSSTEKIAKVLDKIKNNTQTVNDGTNKTVGVIHEIDDEMQNISDRFNKIYSKIEDMNNGIENLTASSEEQSASSEEMSSAMDKVAKSIQEITEKISLTIESVNKQQSESEKVELNSEELHDLSAQLNRNINKFKL; encoded by the coding sequence ATGAAAATCAGAACAAAGATTATTTATTTGATTTTGTTTGTTTCTGTTTTACCGCTTTTGGTTATTTCTGTATTCAGTTTTGTTAGTTTTTACAACACTTCTGAAAATTCTATCGAAACTTCAATTTTAAATCAGCAGAGTAACCAAATCCAGGCTGTTAATTCTTATATAGAACCAGTAAAAGAATTGACTAATTATATTTCCATTAATTTAGCAAATAACGGGCTTACGTGGACTTTTCAGAATTTTGGAAATATTGTAGATTCTTATTCAGCGGTGGATAATGTTTATCTTGCTTTGAACGATGGAACTTTTATTACAAAACCAGACAGAGATTTAGAGAATTACAATGCTTTAGAAACCGTTTGGTATAAGAATGCTTTTGGAAAAGAAGATGTAGTACTTACCTTACCATATAAAAAAGGTTTTGGTGAAAATAAGTTAACGATAACTTTTGCTTCAGCTTTCACAAGCTCTGGGATGAATGGAGTTTTAGGGATAGACATGAATTATAATTCTTTGGTTAGCTTGATTTCTAACACAGTTTACGACGGTCAATTCAACTATATTATTGACTCGGATGGAAACCTTATTGCCTCTTCTGGAGATTTACCTTTTGATTATAATAGCATTCCAAAAGAATCAAAAGGCAAAAACATTGTCACTGTAGAAGATAGAAATTTTTATTTTAAAGATTTTGAGAATAGAGACTGGACATTGTATTCAACAATTCCAACATCTCTTATTTCTAGCACGTCTTTTGCTAATTCTATCAACATAGCTATTTTAGCTCTTGTTGTTTTTGTTGTAGCAATTATATTATCATATTTTTTCATAAGATCAGTTATACGACCTATAAAAGAATTATCTGTAAAAGTAAACTCTTTTGGTAACGGGGATTTGACTGTAGACTTTAAGACAAATAAGAATGACGAAATTTCTATAATAGCGAAAGAATTGGATAGCATGGCCAAAAAATTAAGGGTATCTCTAATAGAGTTTAGAAATATTGGGGTGAAAATAGAAACTTCTTCCAAGAGTCTTTCTGAAATATCCAATAAAAATACATTAGAAAACAAAAACATTTTAGATCAAACAGAAAGGATAGAACAAGACACTGAAAGTTCTGCATCTGCAGTAGAACAAGTTACTGGTGGAGTTCAAGAAGTTGCTTCTTCTGCCACTTCTATATCAAAAGAAGCTCAAAACTTAAACGAATATGCCGAAGACACTTATAAAAACACCTCTGATGGTCTTGAAGCAATTGGTAAGATAAAAAATGTTATAGAAGAAGCTGTTAAACAATCAAATAAAACCCAAAAAAGTGTCGAAGTTTTAAATGCAAATACAGAGGATATAGAATCCATTATTGAAACAATAGACAATATTACAGAACAAACTTCTTTGCTTGCGCTTAACGCTGCAATAGAAGCGGCAAGGGCTGGAGAAGCTGGGAGAGGATTTGCAGTTGTTGCAGATGAAATAAGAAAACTTGCAGATGATTCAAAATCATCTACTGAAAAAATAGCCAAAGTATTAGACAAAATTAAAAATAACACACAAACTGTTAATGATGGTACAAATAAAACAGTTGGTGTTATCCATGAAATAGACGACGAAATGCAAAATATATCTGATAGATTTAACAAAATCTATTCTAAGATAGAAGACATGAACAATGGTATTGAAAATCTAACAGCAAGTTCAGAAGAACAGAGTGCAAGTTCCGAAGAGATGAGTTCTGCTATGGACAAGGTGGCTAAGTCTATTCAAGAAATCACCGAGAAGATTTCTCTTACTATAGAATCCGTGAATAAACAGCAGAGCGAAAGTGAAAAGGTTGAGTTGAACAGTGAAGAGCTTCATGATCTTTCCGCTCAGTTAAATAGAAATATAAATAAATTTAAACTTTAA